Proteins encoded in a region of the uncultured Paludibaculum sp. genome:
- a CDS encoding FtsX-like permease family protein, producing MQPFLIDFRQAMRSLRKAPGLAAIAIGSLALGIGANVTVFSVVREMILDDLSARSPDRLVRVEGALVSYAQYRQLRTTAAFEGFAFYRSFGDQVWHTGNRSEIVWRLTTSADFFDVLGIHAYAGRLYSSVDEGRELAVASYGFWRKRLRGDPNAVGQPVQLAGRLYTLVGVLPRDYRSIYGHGVSPELYLSDPGNTDPHDRLYGLVGRLHGGASLAQTRQVFAAAVERLKGPETPRQIVELRPMSGLRANAAKGGDDRLFLLFFMTLFGVAGMLALIGCSNVAGLLMVRTLNRQRELAIRKALGATRIQILRPLIAEGLVLVLCGAGLGLVLDAFLRDRLSGLRWPSAYGIPFEFHFQSDYGLFLYAGVTALAALLLSSVLPALRGADVDLALAMKQGEPSFSVRHWDMRNGFLILQVALSMVLLTVSSLFGRSLLHLAEGGPGFDTAHTLIAAIHPLPGRYEGERSWDLRRQVLRQIQSVPGVEAVTSAGTLPLMGEVPGDLLRWQGDRLSVLHKVSMMGVGENYFATLNIPILRGRDFRMDDRGRTPMPVIVNRTLARDVFAGQDPIGHHLLLGREKETVVEIVGVAADFKMRTLGEADTPAVFRPDFNAQLLVRVAGNPALWVEPLREALGKVDGTAALDVRPLHDAVGGAMFPMRVATGFLVSLSSLGLALSLIGLYGSVSYAVGRRTREFGIRAALGASRQRIIWTALRDGVAVLACGAGAGTPLALLLVRPLVDLFPAGFNPWAPASLLGIIFLLFATGAVAIWVPALRAVRVDPSAALRQE from the coding sequence ATGCAGCCCTTTCTGATCGACTTCCGCCAAGCCATGCGCAGCCTTCGTAAGGCCCCTGGGCTCGCTGCCATCGCAATCGGGTCCCTCGCATTGGGAATCGGTGCGAATGTGACTGTCTTTAGTGTGGTTCGCGAGATGATTCTCGACGATCTGAGCGCGCGAAGCCCAGATCGCCTGGTCCGCGTGGAAGGGGCCCTTGTTTCGTATGCGCAGTACCGGCAGCTCCGAACAACGGCTGCGTTCGAGGGCTTCGCCTTCTATCGCAGCTTCGGCGATCAGGTCTGGCACACCGGGAACCGTAGTGAGATCGTCTGGAGACTGACAACCAGCGCTGACTTTTTCGACGTGCTCGGTATTCACGCCTATGCGGGACGCCTTTATTCAAGCGTCGACGAGGGCCGCGAACTTGCCGTGGCAAGCTACGGGTTCTGGCGCAAGCGCCTGCGCGGCGATCCAAACGCAGTGGGACAACCTGTGCAACTGGCAGGAAGGCTCTACACGCTGGTCGGGGTTCTTCCGCGCGATTATCGCAGCATCTATGGCCACGGAGTTTCTCCCGAGTTGTACCTCTCGGATCCCGGCAACACGGACCCGCACGACCGCCTGTACGGGCTCGTTGGCCGCTTGCATGGCGGCGCCTCTTTGGCGCAGACACGCCAGGTCTTCGCCGCCGCTGTCGAGAGGCTGAAAGGTCCGGAGACGCCGCGGCAAATCGTCGAACTGCGTCCGATGAGCGGCTTACGCGCCAATGCAGCCAAGGGCGGAGATGACCGGCTCTTTTTACTATTCTTTATGACGCTCTTTGGCGTGGCCGGCATGCTGGCGCTCATCGGGTGCTCGAATGTCGCCGGGCTGTTGATGGTTCGGACGCTGAACCGTCAAAGGGAATTGGCGATTCGCAAAGCGCTCGGCGCAACACGGATTCAGATCCTGCGACCCTTGATCGCGGAGGGGTTGGTGCTCGTGCTGTGCGGCGCCGGACTCGGTCTCGTGCTCGACGCCTTTCTTCGCGACAGACTCAGTGGTCTGCGTTGGCCCTCGGCCTACGGTATTCCTTTCGAATTCCATTTCCAGAGCGACTATGGACTATTCCTGTACGCGGGCGTGACGGCGCTCGCCGCCCTACTCCTTTCCTCTGTGCTGCCGGCGCTACGAGGGGCGGACGTGGACCTGGCTCTTGCGATGAAACAGGGGGAGCCATCGTTCTCGGTCCGTCATTGGGACATGCGTAACGGTTTTTTGATCCTACAGGTGGCACTCTCGATGGTGCTACTCACGGTTTCGAGCCTGTTTGGCAGGAGTCTTCTGCATTTGGCGGAAGGTGGCCCTGGCTTCGACACCGCGCACACGCTGATAGCGGCCATTCACCCGCTTCCGGGACGATACGAGGGCGAGCGCTCCTGGGATCTCCGCCGGCAGGTGCTGCGGCAGATACAGTCGGTGCCCGGCGTTGAGGCGGTGACTTCCGCCGGAACGCTGCCACTGATGGGAGAGGTTCCTGGTGACCTGCTTCGCTGGCAAGGCGATCGACTATCGGTCTTGCATAAGGTCTCAATGATGGGTGTGGGCGAGAACTATTTCGCGACGCTCAATATCCCCATCCTTCGCGGACGCGATTTCAGGATGGATGATCGCGGCCGCACACCGATGCCGGTCATTGTCAATCGAACGCTGGCGCGCGACGTCTTTGCCGGGCAGGACCCAATTGGTCATCACCTCCTGCTCGGCCGCGAGAAGGAAACCGTTGTGGAAATTGTCGGTGTCGCCGCGGACTTCAAAATGCGGACCCTGGGCGAGGCAGACACACCGGCTGTTTTCAGGCCCGATTTCAACGCTCAACTGCTCGTTCGTGTCGCGGGCAATCCGGCACTGTGGGTGGAACCGCTCCGGGAGGCTCTCGGCAAGGTGGATGGAACGGCCGCGCTCGACGTGCGGCCTCTGCACGACGCGGTCGGCGGAGCCATGTTTCCGATGCGCGTGGCAACGGGATTCCTGGTCTCGCTGAGCAGTCTCGGGCTGGCCCTTTCATTGATCGGGCTGTACGGGTCGGTCTCCTACGCGGTGGGGCGGCGGACTCGGGAATTCGGAATTCGCGCCGCCCTGGGCGCCTCGCGGCAAAGGATCATCTGGACCGCCCTAAGGGACGGGGTGGCCGTCCTGGCATGCGGAGCAGGCGCCGGCACACCGCTGGCCCTCTTGTTAGTTCGGCCGCTCGTTGACCTGTTTCCGGCGGGCTTCAATCCCTGGGCGCCAGCTTCCTTATTGGGAATAATCTTTCTGCTATTTGCGACCGGCGCTGTCGCCATCTGGGTGCCAGCTCTCCGGGCCGTCCGAGTTGATCCCTCCGCGGCGTTGCGTCAGGAATGA
- a CDS encoding transposase — MAVLLTWSGFALHPTIHEDQALVRWRVKRAKSQPFTLEAPHRKLVMETIRTYCGKRDWLILALHIRPTHIHLVLDTHADPARAVGAVKSACTAALRAARLAGPNDRIWADYRNIRNLKTPLSIAAAVYYVLNQQGSPMEVYPQPAEPLVGDSEP; from the coding sequence GTGGCTGTACTACTGACGTGGAGTGGCTTTGCCCTTCACCCAACCATTCACGAAGACCAAGCCCTGGTCCGCTGGCGTGTGAAGCGCGCCAAGTCCCAACCCTTCACATTGGAAGCCCCGCATCGCAAGCTGGTCATGGAGACCATCCGGACCTATTGCGGAAAGAGGGACTGGCTCATCCTGGCGCTCCACATCCGGCCAACCCATATCCATCTGGTTCTCGACACGCACGCCGACCCCGCCCGAGCCGTGGGTGCCGTGAAATCCGCGTGTACAGCGGCGTTGCGGGCTGCTCGGCTAGCGGGTCCGAACGACCGCATCTGGGCCGACTACCGCAATATCCGCAACCTGAAGACGCCACTATCCATAGCAGCGGCAGTGTACTATGTCCTGAACCAGCAAGGCTCACCCATGGAGGTGTACCCCCAACCAGCGGAGCCGCTAGTTGGCGACTCAGAGCCATAG
- a CDS encoding efflux RND transporter permease subunit: MRLSEICVQRPVFAFMLIMFLVVMGFFSFVDLGVDLFPRTDPATVYVNFKLPGASPEEVVSQVVLPLEEAVSSVSGIDELRSVVSEGGGFIIVTFTLEKDINEAVDDVREKVSSAVREMPQTVLPPVVRKADPDSDPVVTVALSGNVGLRELTEVADKIVRRDIETVDGVASADIYGGRNRQINLMLDLNKLNGYSLTAQEVERAVQTENVESPGGRIVRGASEMGVRTMGRVETIEQFNNIIIKNASGVPIRLRDVGYAEDGMAEKRTFAYYQGKPAVLIDIKRQTGTNTVKVVDAALARIENLDKRLPPGLKLNVIKETATYIKKSVESLEEHLVLGSLLASFVIWLFIRDWRTVLISSIAIPTSIITTFTVMRYLDYTLNSMTLLALTLAVGIVIDDAIIVLENIYRYLEADPDIDPKRAAIDATKEISMAVVATTISLVIIFVPIAFVTGYAKRYLNQFGWTMSVSILVSMLVAFTLTPTLSARILKIKHHRKSGEPHHGHQSNALERGYVRVLSWSLGHRWAIVALCLVTFGSTFVLNRYIGRDWMPQEDQSELGLQMELPEGSSLEATERIAMEVARKVEKVPGVMTVIPASAGFLDRVAMARFTILLVPPGERGPLNDTAQTIRGIMKDYAYARPAISFPNVLGGRDTFSPVRATLLGTDFAKLAPIARNMLSKLLQQPELADMRANLNFNNPELQVQIDRQLASDLGVRVSDVATAVRLLMSGEDEISTYKELGEQYPVTVRLMPGQRDDPDILSRLLVPSARLGLIRLDSIAKLERGLGPSRIDRVARQYGIGFYGNPAPGVTLDAAANAVNRVVAEIDLPAAYRLIFAGQVKILEETTLNMILAIGLASIFMYMVLAAQFESLVHPFIILLTLPLSIPFALISLIATGRSLNLFSALGILLLLGIVKKNGILQIDCMNRLLREGMPLRDAILEANRIRLRPILMTTFSIIAGLIPTAIAVGTGAATRSAIAVTIIGGQTLCLMLTLLVVPVGYSFVEGARLRWARRHAQPEQVPAAGD, from the coding sequence GTGCGGTTAAGTGAAATCTGCGTTCAGCGGCCCGTCTTCGCCTTCATGCTCATCATGTTCCTGGTGGTCATGGGCTTTTTCAGTTTCGTGGACCTCGGCGTCGACCTGTTTCCCCGCACGGACCCCGCCACCGTCTATGTGAACTTCAAGCTGCCCGGCGCCAGCCCCGAGGAAGTTGTCTCCCAGGTGGTGCTGCCGCTGGAAGAGGCGGTCTCCTCCGTCAGCGGCATCGACGAACTGCGTTCCGTGGTCAGCGAGGGCGGCGGGTTCATCATCGTTACCTTTACCCTCGAGAAAGACATCAACGAGGCCGTGGACGACGTCCGCGAGAAGGTCTCTTCGGCCGTCCGCGAGATGCCCCAGACCGTGCTGCCGCCCGTCGTTCGCAAGGCGGATCCTGATTCCGATCCTGTTGTCACCGTCGCTCTCAGCGGCAACGTCGGGCTGCGCGAACTCACCGAGGTGGCCGACAAGATCGTGCGCCGCGACATTGAAACCGTTGACGGGGTGGCCTCCGCCGACATCTATGGTGGTCGCAACCGCCAGATCAACCTGATGCTCGACCTGAACAAGCTGAACGGCTACAGCCTTACCGCCCAGGAAGTGGAACGGGCCGTCCAGACCGAGAACGTCGAGTCGCCCGGCGGCCGCATCGTGCGGGGGGCCAGCGAGATGGGTGTCCGCACCATGGGGCGCGTCGAGACCATCGAGCAGTTCAACAACATCATCATTAAGAACGCCAGCGGTGTCCCCATTCGATTGAGGGATGTTGGCTATGCCGAGGACGGCATGGCGGAAAAGCGGACCTTTGCGTACTATCAGGGCAAACCCGCCGTCCTCATCGACATCAAACGCCAGACGGGCACCAACACGGTGAAGGTCGTCGACGCGGCGCTGGCTCGCATCGAGAACCTCGACAAGCGCCTGCCCCCCGGACTCAAGCTGAACGTCATCAAGGAAACCGCCACCTACATCAAGAAGTCGGTGGAGAGCCTGGAAGAACACCTGGTTCTCGGCAGCCTGCTGGCGTCGTTCGTCATCTGGCTCTTCATTCGCGACTGGCGCACCGTCCTCATCAGCTCGATCGCTATTCCGACGTCCATCATCACCACCTTCACGGTGATGCGCTATCTCGACTACACCCTGAACTCGATGACTTTGCTGGCTTTAACGTTAGCGGTGGGCATTGTCATTGACGACGCCATCATTGTCCTCGAGAACATCTACCGCTATCTTGAAGCCGACCCCGACATCGATCCCAAGCGGGCCGCCATTGATGCCACCAAGGAAATCTCCATGGCCGTTGTGGCCACCACCATCTCCCTGGTCATCATCTTTGTGCCCATCGCCTTCGTTACGGGCTATGCCAAGCGCTACCTGAACCAGTTCGGTTGGACGATGTCCGTCTCGATTCTGGTCTCGATGCTGGTCGCCTTTACGCTGACGCCGACACTCAGCGCCCGTATCCTCAAGATCAAACATCACAGGAAGTCCGGCGAGCCCCATCACGGCCATCAATCCAACGCGCTGGAGCGCGGGTATGTCCGCGTGCTCTCCTGGTCGCTGGGCCATCGGTGGGCCATCGTTGCTCTTTGCCTGGTGACGTTCGGGTCGACGTTCGTCCTCAACCGTTACATCGGCCGCGACTGGATGCCTCAGGAAGACCAGAGCGAGTTGGGCCTCCAGATGGAACTGCCCGAAGGGTCATCCCTGGAAGCCACGGAACGCATCGCGATGGAAGTGGCCCGCAAGGTCGAGAAGGTGCCCGGCGTCATGACGGTGATTCCGGCCAGTGCCGGGTTCCTGGATCGCGTCGCCATGGCCCGGTTCACCATTCTATTGGTGCCCCCGGGCGAGCGCGGGCCGCTCAATGACACAGCGCAAACCATCCGCGGCATCATGAAGGACTACGCTTACGCGCGGCCTGCCATCAGTTTCCCCAATGTGCTGGGTGGCCGGGATACGTTCTCCCCGGTCCGCGCCACGCTCCTGGGTACCGATTTTGCGAAACTGGCGCCCATTGCCCGGAACATGTTGTCCAAGTTATTGCAGCAACCGGAACTGGCCGACATGCGCGCCAACCTGAACTTCAATAACCCGGAGCTCCAAGTCCAGATTGACCGGCAACTGGCCAGCGATCTGGGCGTGCGCGTGTCCGACGTGGCTACCGCCGTTCGCCTGTTGATGTCGGGCGAAGACGAGATTTCCACCTATAAGGAGCTCGGCGAACAGTACCCCGTCACGGTGCGGTTGATGCCTGGCCAGCGCGACGATCCCGATATCCTCAGCCGGTTGCTGGTGCCTTCGGCCCGCCTGGGTCTCATCCGGCTCGACTCCATCGCCAAACTGGAGCGTGGACTTGGCCCCAGCCGCATCGACCGTGTTGCCCGCCAGTACGGCATCGGCTTCTACGGCAATCCGGCGCCCGGAGTCACTCTGGACGCTGCCGCCAATGCCGTCAATCGCGTGGTGGCCGAGATCGATCTGCCGGCCGCCTATCGCCTGATCTTCGCCGGCCAGGTGAAGATTCTGGAAGAGACCACCTTGAATATGATTCTGGCCATCGGCCTGGCTTCGATTTTCATGTACATGGTGCTGGCCGCTCAGTTCGAGAGCCTCGTTCACCCGTTCATCATCCTGCTGACGTTGCCGTTGTCCATCCCCTTTGCGCTCATCAGCCTGATTGCCACGGGCCGCTCGCTGAACCTGTTTAGCGCATTGGGGATCCTGCTGCTGTTGGGCATCGTCAAGAAGAACGGCATTCTTCAAATCGACTGCATGAATCGGTTGCTTAGGGAAGGGATGCCTCTGCGCGACGCCATTCTGGAGGCGAACCGCATCCGTCTGCGGCCCATCCTGATGACGACGTTTTCCATCATTGCCGGCTTGATTCCTACCGCCATCGCGGTGGGCACCGGTGCGGCGACGCGGTCGGCCATTGCGGTGACAATCATCGGCGGTCAAACGCTCTGCCTGATGTTGACCCTGCTGGTTGTGCCGGTGGGGTACTCGTTCGTGGAAGGCGCCCGCCTCCGCTGGGCCCGCCGTCACGCTCAGCCGGAACAGGTGCCCGCGGCCGGAGACTGA
- a CDS encoding class I SAM-dependent methyltransferase, with translation MNTDRIAALYRWIEYAAFGRALERRRFAFLPLVKGAQRVLIAGEGDGRFLARLVRQNPDVRVDVLESSVEMIRLARSRLPPGANVTFHREDALETPPEGPFDLVVTHFFLDCLSDEETVRFIEGIKQQLSFSAFWLVSDFQQVSFWPANWHSWLWLRVMYAFFRLSTGLRTAKLPQIDRALHGAGFELVTKEEARLGLIVSQLWRLDQKGSQL, from the coding sequence ATGAACACGGACCGCATTGCTGCCCTATATCGCTGGATCGAGTACGCAGCCTTCGGGCGGGCTCTTGAGCGGCGGCGGTTTGCTTTCCTCCCGCTGGTCAAAGGCGCACAAAGGGTACTGATTGCCGGGGAAGGGGACGGACGTTTCCTGGCACGGCTCGTTCGGCAGAATCCTGACGTGCGAGTCGATGTTCTCGAGTCGAGTGTGGAGATGATCCGCCTGGCCCGGAGCCGGCTGCCGCCCGGCGCAAACGTGACCTTTCACCGCGAAGACGCGCTCGAAACACCGCCGGAAGGGCCGTTTGACCTGGTGGTGACCCACTTCTTCCTCGATTGCCTGTCCGACGAGGAGACCGTCCGGTTCATCGAGGGTATAAAACAACAGTTGTCGTTTAGCGCATTTTGGCTGGTCAGCGATTTCCAACAAGTGTCGTTTTGGCCGGCGAACTGGCATTCGTGGCTTTGGCTCCGCGTGATGTACGCCTTCTTCCGGCTCTCTACCGGCCTGCGGACCGCAAAACTGCCGCAAATCGACCGCGCTTTGCACGGTGCTGGTTTCGAACTCGTGACCAAAGAGGAGGCGAGACTCGGCCTGATCGTCTCCCAGTTGTGGCGGCTCGATCAGAAGGGTTCGCAGTTGTAA
- a CDS encoding PadR family transcriptional regulator, translating to MPPSRFPIPQGTLDMLILQILSLEPAHGYGIAQRLEQISRSVVQVNQGSLYPALHRLEQKGWLQAEWKQSETGREAKFYALTPAGLAQLAVERDSWAKLSGAVQLIFDEGTAQ from the coding sequence ATGCCCCCGTCCAGATTTCCCATTCCGCAAGGCACGCTCGACATGCTGATTCTCCAGATCCTTTCCCTGGAGCCGGCGCACGGCTACGGCATCGCGCAACGTCTGGAGCAGATCTCCCGCTCGGTTGTGCAGGTGAACCAGGGCTCCCTCTATCCGGCGCTCCACCGGTTGGAGCAGAAGGGCTGGCTGCAGGCGGAATGGAAGCAGTCGGAGACGGGCCGCGAGGCCAAGTTCTACGCCCTGACTCCGGCCGGTTTGGCTCAACTGGCGGTCGAGCGGGATAGCTGGGCGAAGCTCTCGGGCGCCGTGCAGTTGATCTTCGACGAAGGGACCGCGCAATGA
- a CDS encoding ABC transporter permease, which yields MKKILNWFRRGDLENGLDKELHYHFERRVNDLMRSGVPEAEAKRLATLELGGLAQVREEVRDVWLSRWLRDFLYDLRFSVRSFLRNPSFTATTVLSLALGIGATTAIYSLVDQVMLHALPVREPERLVLVDWKGDQVANGFGSYNLMSYPICGDLQAQTQVFDGVLCRAAATVNLSTGSEPKPAAAEIVSGSYFPMLGVGAAMGRVLGPEDDRTAEASPGVVISYDFWKTQMDGAADVLGRKVLVNQYPMAIVGVASPQFQGIDVGEVPALWIPASMSAQAIPGFKGLQDRRTRWMQVLGRLKPGMSLERAKSGLEPWFQAMRLEDMGRPGFPRITAERRQQYLSSWLELTPAPQGHSSLRRSLAQPLWVLLAATAVLLGLACLNVAGLFLARGSAREREISTRLALGASRSRIGRQLLADSVLLAVAGGLLGVLLAPSAMRTLIAFLPSQVANNALQSKVDSRLLMFAFLVSLAAGLLSGFAPALQAGRKSLMTSLRERGGSASGGVRLRKAIVTAQIAFSLILVIGAMLFMRTLTGLLEKGPGFDTTSMVSFQLEPRRNGYTPVQASRLIRRLHEEIRTAPGTQASAVARYALLTGGSWNDLMTIQADERISTDRDVNLNAITPGFFSAMGIRLIAGRDFSDRDVRPVEEFGFRTAIVSESFVKRYLGDRNPLGARVCECSGPDAKPDIEVIGVVADFSYRGIRENREQAFFPILEGNGSSGTFYVRVRGTPEQAAASLRAIVRNADPTLPISSFRTLDEQVSRSLNTERMLATLSGAFGTLALLLSLVGLYGVMSFVVTQRTREIGIRLALGATGGSAIWLVLRDALVMVGAGMAIALPCVAALGRLVESQLFGVKATDPGTIAQSALLLAAAALGAAMVPAYRASVVNPVEALRLE from the coding sequence ATGAAGAAGATTCTGAACTGGTTCCGGCGCGGGGATCTGGAGAACGGTCTGGATAAGGAACTGCACTACCATTTTGAGCGACGGGTGAATGACCTGATGCGGTCTGGCGTACCTGAGGCAGAGGCGAAGCGGTTGGCCACCTTGGAGTTGGGCGGACTGGCGCAGGTGCGGGAGGAAGTGCGGGACGTCTGGCTGAGCCGCTGGCTGCGGGACTTCCTCTATGACCTGCGGTTCTCGGTGCGATCGTTCCTGCGGAATCCTTCCTTCACGGCAACAACTGTGCTGTCGCTGGCGCTGGGCATCGGAGCCACGACGGCCATCTACTCGCTCGTGGATCAGGTGATGCTGCACGCCCTGCCCGTGCGGGAACCTGAGCGGCTGGTGCTGGTGGACTGGAAGGGCGACCAGGTGGCCAACGGCTTTGGCTCCTACAACCTGATGTCCTATCCGATTTGCGGTGACCTGCAGGCACAGACGCAGGTTTTCGATGGCGTGTTGTGCCGGGCGGCGGCCACGGTGAATCTGTCCACCGGATCAGAACCGAAACCGGCCGCGGCGGAGATCGTCTCGGGGAGCTATTTCCCGATGCTCGGGGTTGGCGCCGCGATGGGGCGTGTGCTCGGTCCGGAGGATGACCGGACGGCGGAAGCGAGTCCCGGGGTGGTGATCTCGTACGACTTCTGGAAAACACAGATGGACGGGGCGGCCGATGTATTGGGCCGGAAGGTGCTGGTGAATCAGTATCCGATGGCGATCGTGGGCGTGGCCTCGCCGCAATTCCAGGGCATTGATGTGGGCGAGGTTCCGGCTCTGTGGATTCCCGCTTCCATGTCCGCGCAGGCCATCCCGGGATTCAAGGGACTGCAGGATCGACGCACGCGGTGGATGCAGGTATTGGGCCGCCTGAAGCCGGGCATGAGCTTGGAACGGGCGAAGTCGGGTCTGGAGCCGTGGTTTCAGGCGATGCGCCTGGAAGACATGGGTCGTCCTGGATTCCCGAGGATCACAGCGGAGCGGCGGCAGCAGTACCTTTCCTCGTGGCTCGAACTGACTCCAGCGCCGCAGGGCCATTCCTCCTTGCGGCGGAGCCTCGCCCAACCGCTCTGGGTGTTGCTGGCGGCGACGGCTGTCCTATTGGGCCTGGCCTGCCTGAATGTGGCGGGGCTGTTTCTGGCGCGCGGATCGGCTCGGGAGCGGGAGATCAGCACCCGGCTGGCACTGGGTGCATCGCGAAGCCGGATCGGGCGGCAGTTGCTGGCAGACAGCGTGCTGCTGGCCGTGGCCGGTGGGTTGCTAGGGGTTCTCCTTGCGCCTTCCGCCATGCGCACGTTGATCGCGTTCCTGCCAAGCCAGGTGGCGAACAACGCACTGCAATCGAAGGTCGACAGCAGGCTGCTGATGTTCGCGTTTTTGGTGAGCCTGGCGGCCGGGCTGTTGAGCGGTTTTGCTCCGGCGCTGCAGGCGGGCAGGAAGTCGTTGATGACCTCACTGCGGGAAAGAGGGGGCTCGGCCTCCGGCGGGGTGCGCCTGAGAAAAGCGATTGTGACCGCACAGATCGCGTTCTCGCTGATTCTGGTCATCGGAGCCATGCTGTTCATGCGAACCTTGACGGGCCTGTTGGAGAAGGGGCCGGGTTTCGACACGACGAGCATGGTGTCATTTCAGCTGGAACCACGCCGGAACGGCTATACGCCAGTGCAGGCCAGTCGCCTGATCCGGCGGCTGCATGAGGAGATTCGAACGGCGCCGGGCACGCAGGCCTCGGCGGTGGCGCGCTATGCCCTGTTGACCGGCGGGAGTTGGAACGATCTGATGACCATTCAGGCGGACGAACGGATCAGCACCGATCGGGACGTGAACCTGAATGCGATAACCCCGGGCTTCTTCTCCGCGATGGGAATTCGTTTGATCGCGGGGCGAGACTTCAGCGATCGGGACGTTCGTCCCGTGGAGGAATTCGGTTTCCGCACGGCGATTGTCAGCGAGTCCTTTGTGAAGCGCTACCTCGGCGACCGGAATCCACTGGGGGCGCGGGTGTGCGAGTGCAGCGGACCTGATGCGAAGCCGGACATCGAAGTGATCGGAGTGGTGGCGGACTTCAGCTATCGGGGCATCCGGGAGAACAGGGAGCAGGCGTTCTTCCCGATCCTGGAGGGGAACGGCTCGTCGGGCACTTTCTATGTGAGGGTGCGCGGCACTCCGGAACAGGCTGCGGCGTCACTGCGGGCGATCGTCCGTAATGCCGATCCCACCCTCCCCATTTCGTCGTTCCGCACGCTGGATGAGCAGGTCAGCCGGTCTCTCAATACGGAGCGCATGCTGGCCACGCTTTCGGGCGCGTTCGGAACTCTGGCGCTGCTTTTGTCGCTGGTGGGATTGTATGGCGTCATGTCGTTCGTGGTAACCCAGCGGACGAGAGAGATTGGGATCCGGCTGGCGTTGGGCGCGACAGGCGGTTCTGCCATTTGGCTGGTGCTGCGGGATGCTCTGGTGATGGTGGGGGCGGGTATGGCGATCGCGCTGCCGTGTGTGGCGGCGTTGGGGCGTCTGGTGGAGTCTCAGTTATTTGGAGTGAAGGCGACGGATCCAGGGACGATCGCGCAGTCGGCGTTGCTGCTGGCGGCGGCGGCGCTGGGTGCGGCAATGGTGCCGGCATACCGGGCATCGGTGGTGAATCCGGTGGAGGCGCTGCGGCTGGAGTAG
- a CDS encoding energy transducer TonB, translating to MTKLWVVLAMVLFGLLAQAGTRDVKKTYELINKGEALSSRDADSLEERIAKKPEDAEARIQLLSYYSRIPARGALSAIKAARLKHILWLVAHDPEEGLGLFQIATGIYLVNRVGDDLADAEACRLVSDLWLEQMKKNAGNVKLRREAVEAILFCSPELAEQAMAEMKDEAGLGRLYAYAVLGVTGRSYANRDPLLSDAALRASPFAKKAQGILDEATDQQLLMAAVGTLLRTGAILWADGKLDWDYTSMGHSLLAKIQEEAVDPFVLLTLPRTLPARGDRPPAMLRIGGNVQSRQLVQKVSPVYPTGARDAGIEGTVRMTALIGLDGKVLHLRPESGHAKLVPASVDAVRQWMYKPTLLNGKPCYVLTQVDVNYVLSPR from the coding sequence ATGACAAAGCTCTGGGTTGTGCTGGCAATGGTGCTGTTTGGACTGCTTGCGCAGGCAGGAACTCGCGACGTAAAGAAGACGTACGAGCTCATCAACAAGGGCGAGGCCCTTTCCTCCAGAGACGCCGATTCGCTGGAAGAACGGATCGCGAAGAAGCCGGAAGACGCGGAAGCCCGGATCCAACTGCTCTCTTACTACTCCAGGATTCCGGCCCGTGGCGCTCTTTCGGCGATCAAGGCGGCACGGTTGAAGCATATTCTGTGGCTTGTGGCGCACGATCCGGAAGAAGGTCTCGGGTTGTTCCAGATCGCCACCGGCATCTATCTGGTGAATCGCGTGGGCGACGATCTGGCTGATGCGGAGGCTTGCAGGCTGGTGAGTGACTTGTGGCTGGAGCAAATGAAAAAGAATGCCGGAAACGTCAAGCTGCGTCGCGAGGCCGTTGAAGCGATTCTGTTTTGCTCTCCCGAGCTGGCTGAGCAGGCTATGGCGGAGATGAAGGACGAGGCCGGGCTGGGACGTTTGTATGCCTATGCGGTATTGGGTGTCACCGGTCGATCCTACGCCAACCGGGATCCGTTATTGTCGGATGCCGCGCTGCGTGCGAGTCCGTTTGCGAAGAAAGCCCAGGGAATTCTGGACGAAGCCACGGATCAACAGTTGTTGATGGCGGCGGTGGGCACTCTGCTGAGAACCGGCGCGATTCTGTGGGCGGACGGAAAGCTGGATTGGGATTACACTTCGATGGGCCACAGCCTGCTGGCGAAGATCCAAGAAGAGGCTGTCGACCCGTTCGTGCTACTGACACTGCCAAGGACTCTGCCCGCGCGTGGGGACCGTCCGCCGGCCATGTTGCGGATTGGTGGAAACGTTCAGTCACGGCAACTTGTTCAGAAGGTTTCGCCCGTGTATCCGACAGGGGCGCGGGATGCGGGGATTGAGGGAACAGTTCGAATGACCGCGCTAATCGGTCTGGACGGCAAAGTGCTCCACTTGCGACCGGAGAGTGGGCACGCCAAATTGGTACCCGCGAGCGTGGATGCCGTTCGCCAGTGGATGTACAAACCGACACTGTTGAACGGGAAGCCGTGTTACGTCTTGACTCAGGTCGACGTGAACTACGTGCTGTCACCGAGATAG